The following proteins come from a genomic window of Nicotiana tomentosiformis chromosome 12, ASM39032v3, whole genome shotgun sequence:
- the LOC104119946 gene encoding uncharacterized protein isoform X1: MDLDGKSSPQENVDSKGAFRKLFNDAANRKYRRRSPVGGGSSSSDGSPARQRSSSPIPSRKDEWQHKEFSHRQGRIGESHKQSDRQSSKSSRTHHRNEDYSRHDRHTDDDDRGYSKLSSHSHRDSRVNNYSNNSRRDNDHRSRVYPRDIDKHYRGRYDDSGHRSKDRERETSSIKGRDPSFDRVGSGRRYNNSSIGDSRYRERDRYKECRDSRDEKGDHTSDHKSDNSPAYEDSRSNRNESNSRKDSSGHRLKEASQFDEMVLDGEKYTKEERKKYEDRDQYKERSYYRETKEKFEDRNVEFGKGRESPAKKSKFSGMDQSSEQGIDGMDPVSAADGKLSPSSKQGQGPNSELALEQGVKDSDIDAAKVAAMKAAELVNRNLIGTGIMTADQKKKLLWGNKKTTTDTEESTHRWDTSLFGDRERQEKFNKLMSLRLPWYIWPIVGCERRREDGEQTSHPRRREAEGAPDGFGEAIYCWTSPKRWSYCWTRALRFCLNHLCTFTRPAVVVLCYFALLELHVLHLTKLCILKSPVFCDSGLYWS, from the exons ATGGACTTAGATGGGAAAAGTTCACCGCAAGAGAATGTTGATTCGAAGGGGGCATTCCGTAAGCTCTTCAATGATGCAGCTAACAGGAAATACAGGCGTCGCTCTCCTGTTGGTGGTGGTTCCTCATCGTCTGACG GGAGCCCTGCCCGCCAGAGGAGCTCTAGTCCTATCCCATCAAGGAAGGATGAATGGCAACATAAGGAGTTCTCGCACAGGCAGGGTCGAATAGGTGAATCTCACAAGCAGTCTGATCGACAATCTTCTAAGAGTTCTCGCACTCACCACAGGAACGAGGATTATTCCAGGCATGACAGGCATACTGATGATGATGATAGAGGATATTCAAAGCTATCCTCTCATTCTCATCGTGACTCAAGAGTGAATAATTATTCCAATAACTCCAGGCGAGATAATGATCATAGATCAAGAGTCTACCCACGTGACATTGACAAACACTACCGAGGTAGGTATGATGATTCAGGGCATAGAAGCAAGGATCGGGAGAGAGAAACTTCATCAATCAAAGGCAGAGATCCATCATTTGATAGAGTAGGATCAGGTAGGCGTTACAATAACTCTAGCATTGGCGATAGTAGATACAGGGAAAGGGATAGGTATAAGGAGTGTAGAGACAGCCGAGATGAGAAGGGAGACCATACGAGCGATCACAAAAGTGATAATTCACCTGCTTATGAGGACTCTAGAAGCAACCGAAATGAGTCGAATTCAAGAAAAGACAGTTCTGGGCATCGGCTGAAGGAAGCTTCACAATTTGATGAAATGGTGTTGGATGGTGAGAAATACACTaaagaggaaaggaagaaatatgAAGACCGTGATCAGTACAAGGAGAGAAGCTACTACAGAGAAACAAAGGAGAAATTTGAAGACAGAAATGTTGAGTTTGGTAAAGGGCGAGAGTCTCCAGCTAAGAAGTCAAAGTTCTCAGGCATGGACCAGAGTTCAGAGCAGGGAATAGATG GTATGGATCCAGTAAGCGCGGCTGATGGAAAACTTTCTCCGAGTTCAAAACAAGGTCAAGGTCCAAACAGTGAATTGGCCTTGGAGCAGGGCGTGAAAGACTCTGATATAGATGCTGCAAAAGTTGCTGCAATGAAGGCTGCTGAACTAG TTAATAGAAACCTTATTGGAACGGGTATCATGACTGCCGACCAAAAGAAGAAGCTGCTGTGGGGAAACAAGAAAACCACCACTGATACTGAAGAG TCCACTCATCGTTGGGATACATCACTATTTGGTGATCGCGAGCGGCAAGAAAAATTCAACAAACTCATG AGTCTGAGGTTGCCTTGGTACATATGGCCAATTGTAGGGTGTGAAAGGCGACGTGAAGACGGAGAACAAACCAGTCATCCACGACGCAGAGAGGCAGAGGGAGCTCCAGATGGATTTGGAGAAGCAATATACTGCTGGACTTCGCCGAAGAGATGGTCGTACTGTTGGACTAGGGCTCTAAGGTTTTGCCTGAATCATCTTTGTACTTTTACAAGGCCCGCTGTGGTTGTATTGTGTTATTTTGCCCTTCTGGAGCTGCATGTATTACATCTTACTAAACTATGTATCCTGAAATCTCCGGTATTTTGTGATTCTGGATTGTATTGGTCATAA
- the LOC104119946 gene encoding uncharacterized protein isoform X2, translated as MDLDGKSSPQENVDSKGAFRKLFNDAANRKYRRRSPVGGGSSSSDGSPARQRSSSPIPSRKDEWQHKEFSHRQGRIGESHKQSDRQSSKSSRTHHRNEDYSRHDRHTDDDDRGYSKLSSHSHRDSRVNNYSNNSRRDNDHRSRVYPRDIDKHYRGRYDDSGHRSKDRERETSSIKGRDPSFDRVGSGRRYNNSSIGDSRYRERDRYKECRDSRDEKGDHTSDHKSDNSPAYEDSRSNRNESNSRKDSSGHRLKEASQFDEMVLDGEKYTKEERKKYEDRDQYKERSYYRETKEKFEDRNVEFGKGRESPAKKSKFSGMDQSSEQGIDGMDPVSAADGKLSPSSKQGQGPNSELALEQGVKDSDIDAAKVAAMKAAELVNRNLIGTGIMTADQKKKLLWGNKKTTTDTEESTHRWDTSLFGDRERQEKFNKLMGVKGDVKTENKPVIHDAERQRELQMDLEKQYTAGLRRRDGRTVGLGL; from the exons ATGGACTTAGATGGGAAAAGTTCACCGCAAGAGAATGTTGATTCGAAGGGGGCATTCCGTAAGCTCTTCAATGATGCAGCTAACAGGAAATACAGGCGTCGCTCTCCTGTTGGTGGTGGTTCCTCATCGTCTGACG GGAGCCCTGCCCGCCAGAGGAGCTCTAGTCCTATCCCATCAAGGAAGGATGAATGGCAACATAAGGAGTTCTCGCACAGGCAGGGTCGAATAGGTGAATCTCACAAGCAGTCTGATCGACAATCTTCTAAGAGTTCTCGCACTCACCACAGGAACGAGGATTATTCCAGGCATGACAGGCATACTGATGATGATGATAGAGGATATTCAAAGCTATCCTCTCATTCTCATCGTGACTCAAGAGTGAATAATTATTCCAATAACTCCAGGCGAGATAATGATCATAGATCAAGAGTCTACCCACGTGACATTGACAAACACTACCGAGGTAGGTATGATGATTCAGGGCATAGAAGCAAGGATCGGGAGAGAGAAACTTCATCAATCAAAGGCAGAGATCCATCATTTGATAGAGTAGGATCAGGTAGGCGTTACAATAACTCTAGCATTGGCGATAGTAGATACAGGGAAAGGGATAGGTATAAGGAGTGTAGAGACAGCCGAGATGAGAAGGGAGACCATACGAGCGATCACAAAAGTGATAATTCACCTGCTTATGAGGACTCTAGAAGCAACCGAAATGAGTCGAATTCAAGAAAAGACAGTTCTGGGCATCGGCTGAAGGAAGCTTCACAATTTGATGAAATGGTGTTGGATGGTGAGAAATACACTaaagaggaaaggaagaaatatgAAGACCGTGATCAGTACAAGGAGAGAAGCTACTACAGAGAAACAAAGGAGAAATTTGAAGACAGAAATGTTGAGTTTGGTAAAGGGCGAGAGTCTCCAGCTAAGAAGTCAAAGTTCTCAGGCATGGACCAGAGTTCAGAGCAGGGAATAGATG GTATGGATCCAGTAAGCGCGGCTGATGGAAAACTTTCTCCGAGTTCAAAACAAGGTCAAGGTCCAAACAGTGAATTGGCCTTGGAGCAGGGCGTGAAAGACTCTGATATAGATGCTGCAAAAGTTGCTGCAATGAAGGCTGCTGAACTAG TTAATAGAAACCTTATTGGAACGGGTATCATGACTGCCGACCAAAAGAAGAAGCTGCTGTGGGGAAACAAGAAAACCACCACTGATACTGAAGAG TCCACTCATCGTTGGGATACATCACTATTTGGTGATCGCGAGCGGCAAGAAAAATTCAACAAACTCATG GGTGTGAAAGGCGACGTGAAGACGGAGAACAAACCAGTCATCCACGACGCAGAGAGGCAGAGGGAGCTCCAGATGGATTTGGAGAAGCAATATACTGCTGGACTTCGCCGAAGAGATGGTCGTACTGTTGGACTAGGGCTCTAA